Proteins from a single region of Macrotis lagotis isolate mMagLag1 chromosome 2, bilby.v1.9.chrom.fasta, whole genome shotgun sequence:
- the LOC141511499 gene encoding olfactory receptor 2T29-like — MWLENQTLGTDFILSGLLSQSKYPTLFYSMIFFIFIVALIGNLILILLIQRDSHLHTPMYFFISQLSLMDVMYISVTVPKMLLDQVTGIHNISVSSCGIQMFLYLTLVGAEFFLLAAMSYDRYVAICHPLRYPILMNPRVCKFLAIICWFLGSIDGFILTPITMNFPFCKSREIQHFYCEVLALLKLSCSDTSLFETVMYLCCVLMLLIPVIVILSSYSLILLTVYRMNSATGRRKAFVTCSSHVTVVTLFFGTSMYNYMLPASYHTAENDMIVSVFYTILTPVLNPLIYSLRNKDVTAALKKVLWSELALANFQK; from the coding sequence atgtgGTTGGAGAATCAAACTTTGGGGACTGATTTCATTCTATCGGGGCTTCTTAGCCAAAGCAAATACCCCACTCTCTTCTATTCAatgatattctttattttcatagTAGCTCTGATTGGGAACTTGATTTTGATCCTTTTGATTCAACGAGATTCCCACCTCCACACTCCCATGTACTTCTTTATTAGTCAACTTTCCCTCATGGATGTGATGTATATCTCTGTCACCGTGCCTAAGATGTTATTGGATCAGGTGACTGGGATTCATAATATCTCAGTCTCAAGTTGTGGGATCCAGATGTTCCTTTATTTAACACTTGTGGGAGCAGAGTTCTTTCTTTTGGCAGCTATGTCCTATGACAGATATGTGGCCATTTGCCACCCCCTCCGCTATCCTATCCTCATGAATCCTAGAGTTTGCAAATTTCTTGCAATTATTTGTTGGTTCTTAGGCTCCATTGATGGTTTCATACTCACCCCTATCACCATGAACTTCCCATTTTGTAAATCTCGAGAGATACAGCACTTTTACTGTGAGGTCCTTGCCTTGTTGAAACTCTCCTGCTCAGACACCTCCCTCTTTGAGACTGTCATGTACCTGTGCTGTGTCCTTATGCTTCTTATCCCTGTTATAGTTATTTTAAGCTCTTATTCCCTTATTCTCCTCACAGTCTATAGGATGAATTCAGCTACTGGTCGCAGGAAAGCATTTGTCACATGTTCCTCACATGTAACTGTTGTTACTCTCTTCTTTGGGACTTCTATGTATAACTATATGCTTCCTGCTTCTTATCATACTGCTGAAAATGATATGATAGTGTCTGTCTTCTACACTATCCTCACACCTGTTCTGAACCCTCTCATCTACAGCCTCAGGAATAAAGATGTTACAGCAGCTTTGAAGAAAGTACTATGGTCAGAGTTGGCTTTAGCTAATTTTCAGAAgtag